The following proteins come from a genomic window of Metarhizium brunneum chromosome 2, complete sequence:
- the GPR1 gene encoding G protein-coupled receptor GPR1, whose protein sequence is MVSGRDVKHPVRHEGIAANAGSTIPSLEDTFPGNLTHEHLLELHVAAMVVGFTSLLATLVAVAFFIQMRRRFRHDLILLLILSDMLATFWLVLLPAIELAHGRIPSNSTLCQISGFFLSVGIEACDLTVLLIAVHTALYIFRGRSGLYPYRFFAYALVATGSLMLTSLAFINNPGFVNSGAYCYFPARPTWTLRFLSWVPRYVVCAVMIFIYTCIYIYMRCIMIKVNEPNKRRKVDEPFFSRLQQLPRRGSVPPTPPIAYHGLIPPTPPIDNTQPEYGWNRGARYSQHGGSRKGSLVGNGGGQPLLKPPVSATSQTDCEERSLIVAKDPFKDYPPSVHCRNGSKDEATTLSPTDRPAPTQHIIGCSCMVCTGAGTPHIPPPLNIELRLQDGTGEAELPTNFVLSPTTLIETGLPNPRHKIRRQLRRKFIYPVFYILGWMAPFAAHVSQADRTGRPFPLVLAGLMSLCIQGLVDSVVFLMLEKPWRHRKRPACFMPLRKCSTMKNSSARVGRTREEMLVEGRLAKTRRDREEEDQRRQPQRLETNKREWWDAKLPGIDESGDEDL, encoded by the exons ATGGTGTCAGGGCGAGATGTCAAGCACCCAGTACGCCACGAAGGCATAGCTGCCAATGCTGGTTCCACGATTCCCAGCCTGGAGGACACTTTTCCCGGGAACCTGACACATGAACACCTACTCGAACTTCACGTGGCTGCCATGGTTGTCGGTTTCACCAGTCTTTTGGCGACGCTTGTTGCAGTGGCATTCTTTATACAGATGCGCCGTAGATTTCGTCACGA CCTCATCCTTTTGTTAATACTAAGCGACATGCTGGCAACATTCTGGCTTGTACTTCTTCCTGCTATCGAGCTCGCGCATGGCCGAATACCTTCCAACTCAACCCTTTGTCAAATAAGTGGATTCTTCCTGTCCGTCGGAATCGAAGCATGCGACTTGACGGTGCTCCTCATCGCTGTCCACACAGCTTTGTACATATTCAGAGGACGAAGCGGACTATATCCGTATCGGTTTTTCGCTTATGCCCTAGTTGCAACAGGGTCATTGATGCTTACATCTCTAGCATTCATCAACAATCCGGGATTCGTCAATTCTGGCGCGTATTGCTATTTTCCCGCCAGGCCAACCTGGACGCTGAGGTTCCTGAGCTGGGTACCACGCTATGTGGTTTGCGCGGTGATGATATTTATATACACCTGTATTTACATTTATATGAGGTGCATCATGATCAAAGTCAATGAACCAAACAAACGGAGGAAAGTTGATGAACCGTTTTTCAGCCGACTACAGCAACTACCAAGACGAGGCTCGGTACCCCCTACGCCCCCGATAGCGTACCACGGACTCATCcctccaacaccaccaatcGACAACACGCAACCGGAGTATGGTTGGAACAGAGGAGCAAGATACAGCCAACACGGAGGATCGAGAAAAGGTTCCCTCGTTGGAAACGGGGGTGGACAGCCACTTCTGAAGCCACCTGTGTCGGCAACCTCACAAACTGACTGCGAGGAACGGAGTCTTATTGTAGCCAAAGATCCATTCAAAGACTATCCCCCAAGTGTCCACTGTCGAAATGGCTCAAAGGATGAAGCCACGACGCTCTCACCAACAGACCGCCCTGCCCCGACACAGCACATTATTGGCTGTTCGTGCATGGTTTGCACAGGGGCTGGCACGCCTCACATTCCGCCTCCGCTGAACATAGAATTACGACTGCAGGATGGTACCGGCGAGGCTGAGTTGCCGACCAATTTCGTTCTATCACCCACCACACTCATTGAAACAGGCCTGCCGAATCCACGGCACAAGATCCGTCGCCAGCTGAGAAGAAAATTCATCTATCCCGTGTTTTATATTCTGGGATGGATGGCTCCGTTTGCCGCCCATGTGTCCCAGGCTGATAGGACTGGACGCCCCTTCCCGCTGGTCCTGGCTGGGCTTATGAGCCTCTGCATTCAAGGCCTGGTGGACTCGGTGGTATTCTTGATGCTGGAAAAGCCGTGGCGTCATCGCAAGCGCCCCGCCTGCTTTATGCCTCTGCGCAAGTGCTCCACGATGAAGAATAGTTCGGCGAGAGTTGGCCGGACCAGAGAAGAGATGCTTGTTGAGGGCAGACttgcaaagacaagaagggaccgagaagaggaagacCAACGACGTCAGCCACAACGGCTGGAGACAAATAAGCGCGAGTGGTGGGATGCTAAACTTCCTGGGATAGACGAGTCGGGAGACGAAGATTTATAG
- the ATP25 gene encoding ATPase synthesis protein 25: MGLRSTLQIPRLPHRFFSADRSIPSSSAQTQTQDSTNSNNHEEPQERTVEAESAADNPWFLEVEPPRHPPSLHAPFVPNAPNESPELIAPMIKYIFEDMGLDDISLMDLRDLDPPAALGPNLIMLFATARSERHLHISSGRFVRWLRRNYKVDARADGLIGPGELKTKLRRLRKKAKLMGTNTMILPGGDNGISTGWVCVNFSTSDKVSDETVSYDESGRFSGFGASPTGTTIVVQCMTEPRRNELNLETLWQGMLKRNLEQTMKIKGQPIQDQTELETLVSSKIQLPDNSSRVQWQKLQQASQQQRFFSTNARRLQSQDYAAASSENKEPENPSLAAEPEDSELKTLQRRITDLHISGTSLSQQVLERLISAAFHASHSEGDASTRLDLVDQLLQTAEERGISVQSKDMLVTLIESIVTSAAYGPELERAQSNLEFLLLNLQTPLEHGQTLRLMRAYAERQAWDRFWDTFRAPARFQIARPGELYELAYRVMVSTQDARMCIDALRWVYPEMLKEEPPVYPTGPVYNALKACILVADPAAEEMLHNPPSMDSLGLVGRRRLQHREFVRVLREVEDAHRHLLGTQAREERAQALHRFTDGNTPS, translated from the coding sequence ATGGGGCTTCGCTCTACACTCCAAATTCCCCGGCTACCTCATAGGTTCTTCTCTGCCGACCGAAGCATTCCGTCCAGTTCagcgcagacgcagacgcaaGACTCAACCAACTCGAATAATCATGAAGAGCCCCAAGAGCGCACAGTCGAAGCCGAGTCTGCTGCCGACAACCCTTGGTTCCTCGAGGTCGAGCCGCCTAGGCACCCCCCAAGTCTCCATGCGCCTTTCGTACCAAATGCGCCCAACGAATCTCCTGAACTCATAGCTCCAATGATCAAATATATATTTGAAGATATGGGCTTGGATGATATTTCCTTAATGGACTTGCGTGATCTTGATCCCCCTGCCGCTCTTGGTCCGAATCTCATTATGCTCTTTGCGACAGCCCGGAGCGAGCGACATTTGCACATTTCATCTGGACGTTTCGTGCGATGGCTCCGAAGAAACTATAAGGTGGATGCACGAGCTGATGGGCTCATCGGGCCTGGGGAATTGAAGACCAAACTGCGACGGTTGCGAAAGAAGGCCAAGCTAATGGGCACCAACACGATGATTCTTCCAGGTGGCGACAATGGCATATCCACTGGCTGGGTGTGTGTTAACTTTTCTACAAGCGACAAAGTCTCCGATGAAACCGTCAGCTATGATGAGAGCGGGCGTTTCTCAGGCTTCGGCGCTTCTCCCACTGGAACCACCATTGTAGTGCAGTGTATGACGGAGCCAAGGCGAAATGAGCTCAATTTGGAAACTCTGTGGCAAGGCATGTTGAAGCGGAACTTGGAGCAAACAATGAAGATCAAGGGGCAACCCATTCAGGACCAAACCGAATTGGAGACCTTGGTATCGTCCAAGATTCAGCTCCCCGATAACTCGTCGCGTGTTCAGTGGCAGAAATTGCAGCAGGCTTCACAGCAGCAGAGATTTTTTTCCACGAATGCCAGAAGGCTGCAGTCACAAGACTATGCAGCTGCCAGCTCCGAAAACAAAGAACCAGAAAATCCCAGTCTGGCAGCAGAGCCTGAAGACTCTGAGCTCAAAACCCTCCAGCGACGGATCACGGACCTTCACATTTCTGGGACGTCTCTGAGTCAACAAGTTCTTGAGCGCTTAATATCAGCGGCATTTCACGCATCCCACTCAGAGGGCGATGCATCCACACGCCTAGACCTTGTGGATCAACTACTCCAGACGGCCGAGGAACGAGGAATCTCGGTCCAATCCAAAGACATGCTGGTCACTTTGATTGAATCCATAGTCACGTCAGCTGCGTATGGGCCAGAATTGGAGCGTGCGCAAAGCAACCTTGAATTCCTACTGCTCAATCTCCAAACACCATTGGAACATGGCCAGACACTGCGGCTGATGAGAGCCTACGCCGAGCGACAAGCCTGGGATCGGTTTTGGGACACGTTTCGCGCGCCTGCCAGATTTCAAATTGCGCGACCTGGAGAGCTATATGAACTAGCGTATCGCGTCATGGTTTCTACACAAGACGCCAGGATGTGTATAGATGCGTTGAGGTGGGTGTACCCGGAGATGCTGAAAGAGGAACCGCCTGTCTATCCCACGGGCCCCGTCTACAACGCGCTCAAGGCCTGTATCCTGGTCGCTGATCCGGCGGCAGAGGAGATGCTTCATAACCCACCATCAATGGACTCACTGGGCCTCGTTGGTCGACGACGCCTTCAGCATCGGGAGTTTGTGCGGGTCCTGAGAGAGGTCGAAGACgctcatcgccatctgcTCGGCACTCAAGCCCGAGAGGAGCGAGCACAAGCCCTGCACCGATTCACGGATGGTAACACACCTAGCTGA
- the cyt-5 gene encoding DNA-directed RNA polymerase, which produces MPYEHLTNPSMPPFPPSSLRSHDIQTFDSPAPLTIPEPGPPRAPTKINTYGIPGEIEDMLPVFDACIRVGKLDRAALVLKRFNAVRVLSGEERILLNNQYLRASLKQMRNSPDRRQAEELHKWYEMQIRSKGLPHTAETIACMLKASLLSERGSRLDRLVNRYMGMAPGESGLRVLSMDDILSDQDLAVITEICPKYNFTVEPAEDMEMSEFTEEHPELRSTEASVDEAVDTISRGAATELIPTPQRGTGLASLKEGLHLLRDLQDVDISKMSDADRRDIQLQLERDSIGCAISRWREANRNLAHMGISTVVSASSAEESLSCRMAGWLECLEEKLKEELALIKISENKPTKSDQDLERCLYGPLISQADPSRLAALTILSVLSLGAAQGVDKGIVVSRLVTNIAKLAQEDIETQRMEKAKADAKRAAKKLGNGIKPNRQVHFTGTTTDTETRTISQPNNENTTIIDDASETAKGLENATREPWSISIRAQVGSFLLKTLIDNAFIKVTMEHPTTKQPISQKQPAFTHMQQPRRGKKVGVLHYNSNLVQQLKKEPIGDYIAKHLPMIVEPKPWRQLNEGGFLDSRTTFVRVKSGDVEQKLYTEAAIKTGDMAQVFKGLDVLGKTAWRINKNVLNVMMEAWNSGEEIANMPPLNPEFHIPEEPDSSADPLLRRSWMQAVKAIENERSGMHSQRCFMNLQLEIARAFRNQTMYFPHNIDYRGRAYPMPTYLNHMGADHARAVLKFARGKELGERGLRWLKIHLANLYGLDKSSFDEREAFTNDNIPNIIDSASNPLNGSRWWLKAEDAWQCLAACFELKAALELPDPTKFVSQLPVHQDGTCNGLQHYAALGGDTWGAKQVNLEPGERPADVYSAVADLVKQAIDKDAEAENEFALVLQGKITRKVVKQTVMTNVYGVTFAGAKKQVCKQIDALYPDLGKECGLPNLVLSTYIARLIFNALATMFRGAHDIQYWLGEIGGRVCRALTPAQLKEIRDSYEKEGRKKKDELDDLMKQFRSSVVWTTPLRMPVVQPYRKSTAREIRTCLQSVVYPVNEQTDPVNKRKQLQGFPPNFIHSLDASHMLLSALQCHEQGLDFAAVHDSFWTHAADIDTMNGILREAFIQIHEDDVVGRLAAEFEARHKGSLYLAHLDPSSPVAKKIKQLRKNSKLCPKEELVLEYKRNSLRLSGNPWDLEAAKKIVTPASVYEEMAGAEIDVSISEDAKNMGLGEIPQDEVDNDEGMTAIEMSDDMAADEDGITNSDDPHDAAVLSKRLMENMKISHFESQLIGAKKPNNSTKRVTKRGTAVPVWLPLTIPAIPKKGDFDVTRLRESKYFFS; this is translated from the exons ATGCCGTATGAGCACCTCACAAACCCTTCCATGCCGCCATTTCCGCCTTCCTCACTCCGTTCCCATGACATTCAGACATTCGACTCTCCGGCCCCATTAACGATTCCGGAACCTGGGCCTCCCAGGGCACCGACTAAAATTAATACATATGGCATCCCCGGCGAAATAGAAGATATGCTCCCTGTATTTGATGCATGCATTCGTGTTGGGAAACTGGACAGGGCCGCTCTGGTGCTGAAGAGATTCAATGCAGTCAGAGTTCTCTCCGGCGAGGAGCGTATTCTACTCAACAACCAATACCTGCGGGCATCACTCAAGCAGATGCGCAATAGCCCCGACCGACGACAGGCCGAAGAATTACACAAGTGGTACGAGATGCAAATCCGTAGCAAAGGCCTTCCACATACTGCCGAGACGATTGCTTGCATGCTCAAGGCGTCCCTTCTTTCAGAGCGAGGCTCGAGACTTGACCGCCTGGTTAACAGATACATGGGTATGGCCCCCGGCGAATCGGGTCTTCGGGTTCTCAGCATGGATGATATCCTCAGCGATCAAGATCTGGCAGTCATCACCGAGATTTGCCCAAAGTACAATTTCACCGTGGAGCCggccgaggacatggaaaTGTCCGAGTTCACTGAAGAACATCCCGAATTAAGATCAACCGAAGCCTCtgttgacgaggccgtcgatACCATATCGCGCGGCGCGGCAACAGAGCTTATACCCACCCCACAACGCGGTACGGGACTGGCGTCGCTGAAGGAAGGACTTCACCTGCTCAGGGACTTGCAGGACGTGGATATTTCGAAGATGTCGGATGCCGATCGACGTGATATTCAGTTGCAGCTAGAGCGAGATTCAATCGGATGTGCCATCAGCCGGTGGAGAGAAGCTAACAGGAACCTTGCTCACATGGGGATCAGCACTGTTGTCTCCGCATCATCGGCTGAAGAATCGCTCTCTTGTCGCATGGCAGGATGGCTTGAATGCTTAGAAGAGAAACTGAAGGAAGAATTGGCTTTGATCAAGATTTCTGAAAACAAACCTACCAAGTCTGATCAAGATCTCGAGAGGTGCCTGTACGGACCGTTGATAAGTCAAGCCGATCCTTCTCGGCTGGCTGCTCTTACAATTCTCTCTGTTCTCAGCCTTGGAGCTGCGCAGGGCGTGGACAAAGGAATTGTGGTGAGCAGGCTTGTAACCAACATTGCCAAGCTTGCACAGGAAGATATTGAGACACAAAGgatggaaaaggccaaagcAGATGCCAAACgcgcggccaagaagctgggtAATGGCATTAAACCCAATCGCCAAGTACACTTTACCGGCACTACAACGGACACAGAAACTCGTACAATTAGTCAGCCCAACAATGAAAATACGACAATCATCGACGATGCCTCTGAGACGGCCAAGGGACTGGAAAATGCAACTCGCGAGCCGTGGTCCATATCCATCCGTGCACAGGTTGGCTCATTCTTACTAAAAACGCTCATCGACAATGCTTTTATCAAGGTTACGATGGAGCATCCTACGACGAAGCAGCCCATTAGTCAAAAACAACCGGCATTCACACACATGCAGCAGCCTCGCAGGGGCAAAAAAGTTGGCGTGCTCCATTACAACTCGAATCTCGTGCAGCAACTGAAAAAGGAACCCATTGGTGACTACATTGCCAAGCATCTACCAATGATTGTTGAGCCCAAACCCTGGCGTCAACTGAATGAGGGAGGGTTTTTGGATAGCAGAACAACATTTGTTCGTGTGAAGTCGGGTGATGTGGAGCAAAAGCTGTACACCGAAGCTGCCATCAAAACAGGTGATATGGCGCAAGTTTTCAAAGGTCTCGACGTCCTCGGCAAGACTGCCTGGCGGATCAACAAGAATGTGCTCAATGTCATGATGGAAGCATGGAACAGTGGAGAAGAAATCGCCAATATGCCGCCCCTGAACCCTGAATTTCATATCCCCGAGGAGCCGGATTCCTCTGCCGATCCATTGCTGCGAAGAAGCTGGATGCAAGCTGTCAAGGCGATCGAGAATGAACGGTCCGGTATGCACTCTCAGCGCTGCTTTATGAACCTCCAACTCGAGATTGCACGAGCGTTTAGGAATCAGACCATGTACTTCCCGCATAATATCGATTACCGAGGACGCGCATATCCGATGCCGACGTACCTTAATCATATGGGCGCCGACCACGCAAGAGCAGTTCTCAAGTTTGCCAGGGGAAAGGAACTCGGAGAGAGGGGCCTTCGATGGCTCAAAATCCACCTTGCTAATTTGTACGGGCTGGACAAGTCGAGCTTTGACGAACGAGAGGCTTTTACCAATGACAATATCCCCAATATCATCGACTCTGCCTCGAACCCTTTGAATGGAAGTCGATGGTGGCTCAAGGCGGAAGACGCGTGGCAGTGCCTGGCTGCATGCTTCGAATTGAAGGCAGCGCTGGAACTTCCAGACCCAACCAAGTTTGTCTCGCAGCTTCCTGTCCACCAAGACGGCACTTGTAACGGTCTCCAGCATTATGCCGCCCTAGGCGGTGACACGTGGGGTGCCAAGCAGGTCAATCTCGAACCCGGCGAGCGGCCGGCGGATGTTTATTCTGCAGTGGCAGATCTTGTTAAGCAGGCCATCGACAAAGATGCCGAGGCTGAGAATGAATTTGCGCTGGTGCTTCAAGGCAAAATCACAAGAAAGGTTGTGAAACAGACAGTCATGACCAACGTTTACGGTGTCACGTTTGCGGGAGCCAAGAAGCAGGTTTGCAAGCAGATTGATGCCTTGTACCCTGATCTGGGAAAGGAATGTGGTCTACCCAACTTGGTCCTTTCCACATATATCGCCAGACTCATCTTCAACGCTCTAGCAACCATGTTTCGCGGCGCCCATGATATCCAATACTGGCTGGGTGAAATTGGTGGCCGTGTCTGTCGGGCATTGACACCAGCCCAGCTCAAGGAAATCCGGGACAGTTACGAGAAGGAAGGACGTAAGAAAAAGGATGAATTAGATGACCTCATGAAACAGTTTCGCTCCTCTGTTGTTTGGACAACGCCTCTTCGCATGCCAGTCGTCCAGCCGTATCGAAAAAGCACAGCTAGGGAGATCCGGACCTGTCTCCAATCAGTGGTCTACCCAGTCAATGAACAAACCGACCCGGTCAACAAGAGAAAGCAGCTTCAAGGCTTCCCACCTAATTTTATCCACTCCCTGGATGCAAGCCATATGCTGCTATCAGCCCTACAGTGTCACGAACAAGGATTGGATTTCGCGGCGGTCCATGATTCATTCTGGACACATGCTGCTGATATTGATACCATGAATGGTATTCTGCGAGAGGCCTTCATTCAGATTCATGAGGACGACGTTGTTGGTCGCCTTGCAGCTGAGTTTGAGGCCAGACACAAGGGCTCACTCTACCTGGCTCATCTTGACCCTTCTTCTCCCGTGGCTAAGAAAATCAAACAATTGAGAAAAAATAGCAAACTCTGTCCAAAAGAAGAGCTAGTCTTGGAGTACAAGCGCAATTCACTCAGACTTTCGGGCAATCCCTGGGATctggaagctgccaagaagattgTGACACCAGCATCCGTGTATGAGGAGATGGCTGGAGCAGAAATAGACGTCAGCATCAGTGAGGACGCCAAAAACATGGGTTTGGGTGAGATCCCGCAAGATGAAGTCGATAACGACGAAGGGATGACTGCAATCGAGATGAGCGACGACATGGCTGCTGATGAGGATGGTATAACGAACTCTGACGATCCACATGACGCCGCAGTCTTGTCTAAGCGCCTGATGGAGAATATGAAGATCAGCCACTTTGAGTCACAGTTAATAGGTGCAAAAAAACCAAACAACTCGACCAAACGAGTTACCAAACGTGGTACTGCCGTACCGGTGTGGCTGCCTCTCACTATCCCAGCCATCCCTAAGAAG GGCGACTTTGATGTGACGCGTCTTCGAGAGAGCAAGTATTTCTTCTCTTAA
- the ARC1 gene encoding tRNA-aminoacylation cofactor ARC1 yields MASIANQTYTPTEETEIQQWLTTSDRLKSGEDKATILGTLNSHLASRTTLLGSKPSKADVAIYETLSPIVAKWSPDERTGEKGHPHIVRHLDFVQNSALFGLELKEDQKIQVDQDDVRYVKPPVDAKAEKERLKKEKAAAAAAVDGNKEAGLVDRTKEKVKEKVDEAKGAAAAAVGGAGGDKPKKEKKEKAPKQPKAAPAAAPLSPCLIDLRVGHILKAIQHPDADSLYVSTIAMGDPAGNEDYTEYEGQICRTVCSGLNGLIPLEQMQGRKVVVVCNLKPVKMRGIKSCAMVLAASPKVKEGEVDEDKGPVELVAPPEGSKAGDRVFFEGWAGEPEGVLNPKKKIWETFQPGFTTTGDLEVVFDAAVVEKLGKTGIGKLVTESGGVCTVQTLKGAAVR; encoded by the coding sequence ATGGCTTCCATCGCCAACCAGACATATACTCCCACCGAGGAGACCGAAATCCAGCAGTGGCTCACCACATCAGACCGCCTCAAGTCTGGTGAGGACAAGGCCACTATCCTTGGGACCCTGAACAGCCATCTCGCCAGCCGAACCACCCTTCTCGGCAGCAAGCCCAGCAAGGCAGACGTAGCAATCTATGAGACCCTCTCCCCCATCGTCGCCAAATGGTCTCCCGATGAGCGAACCGGCGAGAAGGGCCACCCTCACATCGTCCGTCACCTTGACTTTGTACAGAACTCTGCTCTATTTGGCCTTGAGCTCAAAGAGGACCAGAAAATCCAGGTTGACCAGGACGACGTTCGCTACGTCAAGCCCCCCGTGGATGCCAAGGCTGAGAAGGAGCGCTtaaagaaggagaaggccgctgctgctgccgccgttgatgGAAACAAGGAGGCCGGCTTGGTTGACCGTACCAAGGAAAAGGTGAAGGAGAAggttgacgaggccaagggtgccgccgccgccgccgtcggtggtgctggtggtgataagcccaagaaggaaaagaaggaaaaggctCCCAAGCAGCCTAAAGCTGCCCCTGCCGCAGCTCCCTTGTCGCCCTGCCTGATTGATCTCCGTGTCGGTCACATTCTCAAGGCCATACAGCACCCCGACGCCGACTCTCTGTACGTCTCAACCATTGCCATGGGCGACCCGGCCGGCAACGAGGACTACACTGAATATGAGGGCCAAATCTGCCGAACCGTCTGCTCTGGTCTTAACGGCCTTATTCCCCTCGAACAGATGCAGGGTCGCAAGGTTGTAGTTGTGTGTAACCTGAAGCCCGTCAAGATGCGAGGAATCAAGTCTTGCGCCATGGTTCTGGCAGCCTCtcccaaggtcaaggagggCGAGGTTGACGAGGATAAGGGCCCGGTGGAACTGGTTGCCCCTCCAGAGGGCTCCAAGGCTGGTGACCGTGTCTTCTTTGAGGGTTGGGCGGGCGAGCCTGAGGGTGTGCTGAAtcccaagaagaagatttGGGAGACTTTCCAACCTGGGTTTACTACCACTGGTGACTTGGAGGTTGTGTTTgacgctgctgttgttgagaAGCTTGGCAAGACTGGCATTGGCAAGCTGGTCACCGAGTCTGGCGGCGTCTGCACTGTTCAGACCCTGAAGGGCGCTGCTGTGCGGTAA